Proteins encoded by one window of bacterium:
- a CDS encoding DUF4143 domain-containing protein, translating to MAWNSYREDKNRVYYWKTQAGSEVDFVVYGDDVFWAIEVKNTSRIRPEDLRALNSFKSDYPESTPYLLYRGRERIMKNGVLCIPCDEFLSKLNPLIRPVI from the coding sequence ATAGCATGGAATTCATACAGAGAAGATAAAAACAGGGTTTACTATTGGAAGACACAAGCAGGGTCGGAAGTTGACTTTGTGGTGTACGGAGATGATGTGTTTTGGGCGATTGAAGTAAAAAATACATCACGAATCCGTCCTGAAGATTTACGGGCGTTGAACAGTTTCAAATCGGATTATCCTGAAAGCACCCCTTATTTGCTTTACCGCGGCAGGGAACGCATAATGAAAAACGGGGTTTTGTGTATCCCCTGTGATGAATTTCTCTCGAAACTCAATCCTTTGATTAGACCTGTAATTTAA
- a CDS encoding archease gives MKKFEFFDHESDIGIKVEADTIENLFAGSAEALFDLIGRKIERGKNFRFEIDLSADSMEELLVGWLNELIFRFEKDEFYCKEFNIKISEKDKKYFIRALVRGEKINWGSDEIHHEVKSATYHQLKIIEKSGKFTVKIVFDL, from the coding sequence ATGAAAAAATTTGAGTTTTTCGACCATGAATCAGATATCGGGATAAAAGTAGAAGCCGATACAATTGAAAACTTGTTTGCCGGCAGTGCGGAGGCTCTTTTTGATTTAATCGGGAGAAAAATTGAGAGAGGAAAGAATTTCCGTTTTGAAATAGATTTATCCGCCGATTCGATGGAAGAGCTTCTGGTCGGCTGGCTTAATGAACTGATTTTTCGATTTGAAAAAGATGAATTTTACTGTAAAGAATTTAATATAAAAATTTCAGAAAAGGACAAAAAATATTTTATTAGGGCGTTAGTCAGGGGAGAAAAAATAAACTGGGGAAGCGACGAGATCCATCACGAGGTAAAATCCGCCACATATCACCAGTTGAAAATTATCGAAAAGAGCGGGAAATTTACGGTAAAAATAGTTTTTGATTTATAA
- a CDS encoding response regulator transcription factor, with the protein MKSINILIAEDDKNIRKGLIDVLESEGYNVIPAADGRQALKLFQEQKIDMLILDIMMPEKSGYDVCQEIRVKDRDVPIILLTAKGEEIDKVLGLKLGADDYVTKPFGIHELLARIDAVLRRSGVNKTTPGKNNNSRTPDNFVLGNTRIDARQLRGTRGNKTFDFSPRELKLLEYFYAHPNEAIDRNELLDAVWGTDYFGTTRTLDQHIAMLRKKIEVNPDKPAVIRTVHGLGYRYEKVK; encoded by the coding sequence ATGAAATCAATTAATATTCTTATTGCTGAAGATGATAAAAATATCCGCAAAGGTTTAATAGATGTGCTTGAAAGTGAAGGATACAATGTAATTCCCGCCGCGGACGGGAGGCAGGCGTTAAAATTATTCCAGGAACAAAAAATTGACATGCTTATTTTGGATATTATGATGCCGGAAAAAAGCGGTTATGATGTTTGCCAGGAAATACGCGTCAAGGACCGGGATGTCCCGATAATCCTGCTTACCGCCAAGGGGGAGGAAATCGATAAGGTTTTGGGGCTTAAACTGGGGGCCGACGATTATGTCACAAAACCGTTTGGGATACACGAACTCCTGGCGCGGATAGACGCTGTTCTAAGACGGTCCGGCGTAAATAAAACAACCCCTGGAAAAAATAACAATTCAAGGACCCCTGATAATTTTGTTCTGGGGAATACCCGGATAGATGCGCGTCAATTACGCGGCACCCGTGGAAATAAAACTTTTGATTTTTCCCCCAGGGAATTGAAATTATTGGAATATTTTTACGCGCACCCGAATGAAGCCATTGACAGGAACGAACTGCTCGACGCGGTATGGGGGACGGATTATTTCGGAACGACCCGCACTTTAGACCAGCACATTGCCATGCTTCGTAAAAAGATTGAGGTAAACCCGGATAAACCGGCGGTAATTAGAACAGTGCACGGGCTCGGTTACAGGTATGAAAAAGTAAAATAG
- the amrS gene encoding AmmeMemoRadiSam system radical SAM enzyme has product MSKAKVIQCTLCPKECKLYEGQKGDCRVRIHLDGKLNTLVYGRPCAVHVDPIEKKPVYHVLPGSAAFSIATAGCNLHCKFCQNWEISQKDAEETTNFNMPPRDVVNNALSSGSKSIAYTYSEPNVFYEYVLDTAKLAKKAGLKNIIISAGYINPEPLKEISEFIDVYKVDLKAFNDKFYQEVCSATLQPVIETLKNLKRFGVWTEIVNLIIPTLNDDLAEIRKMCQWIKTELGNDVPVHFSQFYPQYKLKNLSPTPLETLLQSRKIAAEEGLRYVYLGNIPQGEWNNTYCPNCKNLLVERIGYFVRQVQINSGQCKFCKFKIAGIWG; this is encoded by the coding sequence ATGTCTAAGGCAAAAGTTATTCAATGCACGCTTTGCCCCAAGGAATGCAAGCTTTATGAGGGGCAAAAGGGCGACTGCCGGGTAAGGATACATTTAGACGGAAAGCTCAATACTTTGGTTTACGGCCGTCCCTGCGCCGTCCATGTTGACCCGATAGAAAAAAAACCGGTATATCATGTGCTCCCGGGAAGTGCGGCATTTTCCATCGCCACAGCCGGATGTAATTTACACTGCAAGTTTTGCCAGAACTGGGAAATTTCACAAAAAGACGCCGAGGAAACAACCAATTTCAACATGCCGCCCCGGGATGTTGTTAATAACGCTTTATCAAGCGGGTCGAAGTCAATCGCTTATACTTATTCTGAACCGAATGTTTTTTATGAATATGTTTTAGATACGGCGAAACTCGCGAAAAAAGCGGGGCTCAAAAATATAATAATTTCCGCCGGCTATATTAACCCGGAGCCTTTGAAAGAAATTTCAGAATTTATCGATGTATATAAAGTTGATTTAAAGGCCTTTAATGATAAATTCTACCAGGAGGTTTGTTCCGCGACACTTCAGCCGGTCATTGAAACCCTGAAAAACCTGAAAAGGTTCGGCGTCTGGACGGAGATTGTCAATTTAATCATACCGACTTTAAATGATGACCTTGCTGAAATCCGGAAGATGTGCCAATGGATAAAAACTGAATTGGGAAACGATGTCCCGGTCCACTTTTCCCAGTTCTATCCCCAGTATAAACTGAAAAATCTTTCGCCTACACCTCTTGAGACTTTGCTGCAGTCAAGAAAAATCGCCGCGGAAGAAGGGTTAAGGTATGTTTATCTCGGGAACATCCCGCAGGGGGAATGGAATAACACCTATTGTCCGAATTGTAAAAATCTCCTGGTTGAACGAATCGGATATTTTGTGAGGCAGGTCCAAATTAACAGCGGGCAATGCAAATTCTGCAAATTTAAAATTGCCGGCATCTGGGGATAA
- a CDS encoding HEAT repeat domain-containing protein yields MENFRIKLFFLILLNSVFLIKFTTFAENGSLYTAENQEEINNLLERLNTKDKVEKKQIIKKLGESQDRRAVNPLIRLLKTDDLWIKCDVISALGNLRERQSLEYLIPLLEDESPLVRVYTAEALGKLEDNRGLDIAIHILKSSIKPDIRLQAVKALEAIGGLKIINPLIDASKVDSSPVVRKEIIRVLGTSKDKKVIPYLMYVMKYDFDESVKKEASNSINKINESIFLEKEEDTEEKRRQKLERIKELERLINQERKEYNQLDEKEKRKVPPQY; encoded by the coding sequence ATGGAAAATTTCAGAATAAAACTATTTTTTTTAATACTGTTGAACTCTGTTTTTTTGATAAAATTTACAACTTTTGCCGAAAACGGGTCTTTATATACCGCGGAAAACCAGGAAGAAATAAACAACCTGCTTGAACGGCTGAACACCAAAGACAAGGTCGAAAAAAAACAAATCATAAAAAAATTAGGGGAATCCCAGGACAGGCGGGCGGTAAACCCTCTTATCCGGCTTTTAAAAACAGACGATTTATGGATAAAATGCGATGTGATATCGGCGCTTGGAAATTTAAGAGAAAGGCAGTCGCTGGAGTACCTCATTCCTTTATTGGAGGATGAATCTCCCCTGGTTCGCGTATATACGGCTGAGGCATTGGGAAAACTCGAAGATAACCGGGGTCTGGATATCGCAATCCATATATTAAAATCCAGTATAAAGCCTGATATAAGATTGCAGGCAGTGAAAGCCCTGGAAGCCATCGGCGGGTTAAAAATTATAAACCCTCTTATCGACGCCTCTAAAGTGGATTCTTCTCCGGTTGTAAGAAAAGAAATCATCCGCGTCCTCGGAACATCAAAAGACAAAAAAGTTATTCCTTACCTGATGTATGTGATGAAATATGATTTTGACGAATCAGTTAAAAAAGAAGCCTCAAATTCAATAAATAAAATAAACGAGTCCATCTTTTTAGAAAAAGAAGAAGATACGGAAGAAAAGAGGCGGCAAAAACTCGAACGTATCAAGGAACTTGAACGTTTAATCAATCAGGAGAGAAAGGAATATAACCAACTGGACGAAAAAGAGAAACGGAAAGTCCCTCCGCAGTATTGA
- the larC gene encoding nickel pincer cofactor biosynthesis protein LarC, which translates to MRIAYFDCFSGISGDMILGSLIDAGLDFKRFKSELARLKLKEFSLRAKKVRRGSLTGTKFDVVISKNAKSRDYNEIIKLIQKSGLDKKIKEKSLKIFHRLAVSEAKLHDIPIAKIHFHELSSIDTVVDIVGSVIAFDMMGIEKIYSSSLPLGQGVSKSMHGVLPIPAPATADILRGIPVRLENGAFEVVTPTGAVIISEMSDGFGKCPELKIKNIGYGAGGRDAPGMPNLLRVIIGESIENEEEDIITVIETNIDDMNPQILGYLMEKLMKEGALDVFFTPVYGKKNRPGTLLTVLAETSKADKFVKIILQETTAFGVRMHETRRKKLKREIKEVQTKYGKIRVKHGYLNGKLIKSQPEYEDCKKIAEEKNIPLIKILKEIG; encoded by the coding sequence ATGCGGATCGCCTATTTTGATTGTTTCAGCGGCATAAGCGGGGATATGATCTTGGGAAGCCTTATTGATGCCGGGCTGGATTTTAAAAGATTTAAAAGTGAACTTGCCCGTCTTAAACTGAAAGAGTTTTCCTTGCGTGCGAAAAAAGTCAGGCGCGGGTCACTGACGGGAACCAAATTTGACGTTGTTATCAGTAAAAATGCGAAAAGCCGCGATTATAATGAAATTATTAAGTTAATTCAAAAAAGCGGGCTTGATAAAAAAATAAAAGAAAAAAGCCTTAAGATTTTTCACCGCCTGGCTGTTTCGGAAGCAAAACTTCACGATATTCCCATCGCGAAAATCCATTTTCATGAACTGAGTTCAATAGACACGGTTGTTGATATCGTGGGGAGCGTGATAGCTTTCGATATGATGGGGATAGAAAAAATTTATTCATCAAGCCTGCCGCTGGGGCAGGGCGTGTCTAAATCCATGCACGGGGTTTTGCCCATCCCCGCTCCCGCCACGGCGGATATATTGCGGGGCATTCCCGTCCGTTTGGAAAACGGGGCGTTTGAAGTGGTTACGCCGACAGGCGCGGTGATTATATCGGAAATGTCTGATGGATTTGGAAAATGCCCCGAACTGAAAATAAAAAATATAGGTTATGGCGCGGGCGGCAGGGACGCCCCTGGCATGCCGAATCTCCTTCGGGTTATTATTGGTGAATCAATTGAAAACGAAGAAGAGGACATTATTACGGTAATTGAGACAAACATAGACGACATGAATCCGCAGATTTTGGGATACCTGATGGAAAAATTGATGAAAGAAGGCGCGCTGGACGTGTTTTTTACGCCGGTTTACGGCAAGAAAAACAGGCCGGGAACTTTGCTTACGGTTTTAGCCGAAACCTCGAAGGCGGATAAATTTGTTAAAATTATTCTTCAGGAAACTACAGCCTTTGGTGTCCGGATGCATGAAACAAGGCGAAAAAAACTGAAAAGGGAAATAAAGGAAGTCCAAACCAAATACGGAAAAATAAGGGTAAAACACGGCTATTTGAACGGCAAACTCATCAAATCCCAGCCGGAATATGAGGACTGTAAGAAAATTGCGGAGGAGAAAAATATACCGTTGATTAAAATTTTGAAAGAGATAGGATAA
- a CDS encoding glycosyltransferase family 2 protein: protein MFKNQMLTLVLPAYNEKEAVNDVISGHMGLGIIDEVVVVDNNSTDGTGEIALKLGARVVKEQKQGYGHACIRGLKEAGGDLIILIECDGTFMPEDVNKLLPYIENYDMVIGSRVNKDLNHPGANMDWIIRYGNFALGKTMEIFYPGDFKLNDVGCTFRIIKKTALEKFIGKLRIGGEDFTPELTFEALKSGAKIIQVPISYQPRIGKSKLSPDRFHSIRIGLKHLFHIISRRP from the coding sequence ATGTTTAAAAACCAGATGCTTACCCTTGTTTTGCCCGCCTATAACGAAAAAGAAGCCGTAAATGATGTTATTTCGGGTCACATGGGCCTTGGAATTATTGATGAAGTCGTTGTTGTTGATAATAATTCCACTGACGGGACAGGAGAAATAGCATTGAAACTCGGGGCAAGAGTGGTAAAAGAGCAAAAGCAGGGTTATGGCCATGCCTGTATACGGGGACTGAAAGAGGCGGGTGGAGATCTGATAATCTTAATTGAATGCGACGGGACATTCATGCCGGAAGATGTTAATAAGCTTCTGCCATATATTGAAAATTACGATATGGTTATCGGCAGCAGGGTGAACAAGGATTTGAACCACCCCGGCGCCAACATGGACTGGATTATCAGGTATGGAAACTTTGCCCTGGGAAAGACCATGGAAATATTTTACCCGGGCGATTTTAAATTAAATGACGTCGGGTGCACGTTCCGGATAATTAAAAAAACAGCCCTTGAAAAATTTATCGGGAAACTGCGGATCGGCGGGGAAGACTTTACGCCTGAGCTTACATTTGAGGCCTTAAAATCAGGCGCGAAGATAATCCAGGTCCCGATAAGCTACCAGCCGCGCATCGGCAAAAGCAAACTATCTCCTGACAGGTTCCATTCCATCAGGATAGGACTAAAACATCTGTTTCATATAATATCACGCAGGCCCTGA
- a CDS encoding SUMF1/EgtB/PvdO family nonheme iron enzyme — protein MEKEIAKDYYIDVFPVTNRQYQEFINERKDYNVPYVEQGSAKPYNWNKEKRVFPEGKGNHPVTLVSYEDVEAFCKWRSEKEGEKYRLPDEYEWEKAARGNDGWVYPWGNEFDKSKCNTAESGIGGTTEVTKYPDGASPYNCQDMTGNVCEWTDSWYDEKKNTKVLRGGSWLNDLFNARCAVRSRYVPVLRSYLVGFRCARTL, from the coding sequence CTGGAGAAGGAAATCGCAAAAGATTATTATATCGATGTGTTTCCGGTAACAAATAGACAGTATCAGGAATTTATTAACGAGCGAAAAGATTACAATGTGCCGTATGTGGAACAAGGCTCGGCAAAACCATACAATTGGAATAAAGAAAAGCGTGTTTTCCCTGAGGGTAAGGGAAACCATCCTGTAACGCTGGTTTCCTACGAGGATGTTGAGGCTTTTTGTAAATGGCGCTCTGAAAAAGAAGGGGAAAAATATCGCCTGCCGGATGAATATGAATGGGAAAAAGCGGCAAGGGGTAATGACGGCTGGGTCTATCCCTGGGGTAACGAGTTTGATAAAAGTAAATGTAATACCGCTGAATCTGGTATTGGAGGCACCACTGAAGTAACTAAATACCCTGATGGGGCAAGTCCGTACAACTGTCAAGATATGACTGGTAATGTCTGTGAATGGACTGATAGTTGGTATGACGAAAAGAAAAATACTAAGGTGCTCCGGGGCGGCTCGTGGCTCAATGATCTGTTCAACGCCCGGTGCGCTGTCCGCAGCAGGTATGTTCCGGTGCTCCGGAGCTACCTTGTTGGGTTTCGTTGCGCCAGGACTTTGTAG
- a CDS encoding ATP-binding protein, whose translation MLSIQDLQLKNPWWLNGNYVIPEKDWPRRNILSHLEKNLSHPLMLNIVGLRRVGKSTVVKQLVAGLLSGGIKPINIFYYLFDYSSQIKTTEFLDNVLNIYLSEVKQKTITSLDEILYMFLDEIQYIEDWQAIVKKYYDLSNKKIKFILTGSQSILLKGKSKESLGGRIFDYYLPPLSFTEFLKINKIEFEPLEKFNLFDLTKTYFHLNGYNLTYGKKVYDLSKEYIINGQFPESRTLNSDENKSEYISESVLGKILEDCIKIYRIEKREEFKLVAYQLLNNISSTFELKNIARDIGISSLTIEKYLEYLKESFVFEILFKYHKSLIERGRILKKVYTTSVNFNCAFNHYKESHMDEVPDVFGKIIENLVYNILKQKYPRPGISFWRNGEKEIDFIVIKDKKILPVEVKIAKNIDSKNLKAIAAYIQSKKIDYGIVITKNELAKKQVYDQTLYFIPYYLMLFLI comes from the coding sequence ATGCTATCAATTCAAGATCTTCAATTAAAAAATCCATGGTGGTTAAATGGTAATTATGTAATTCCTGAAAAAGACTGGCCCAGGCGGAATATTCTTTCCCACCTGGAGAAAAATTTAAGCCATCCTTTAATGCTGAATATCGTGGGTTTAAGACGGGTTGGCAAAAGCACAGTTGTTAAGCAATTAGTTGCCGGTTTACTATCCGGGGGGATAAAACCGATTAACATCTTCTATTATCTATTTGACTATTCAAGCCAGATAAAAACAACCGAATTTCTGGATAATGTTTTAAACATTTATTTAAGCGAAGTCAAGCAAAAGACAATCACCAGTTTAGATGAAATACTTTATATGTTCCTGGATGAAATTCAATATATCGAAGATTGGCAGGCAATAGTAAAAAAATATTATGATCTATCCAATAAAAAAATAAAATTTATTCTCACGGGTTCACAAAGTATTTTATTAAAAGGCAAATCGAAAGAAAGCCTTGGCGGAAGAATATTTGATTATTATCTTCCTCCGCTTTCATTTACCGAATTTTTAAAGATCAATAAAATTGAATTTGAGCCCTTGGAGAAATTTAATTTATTCGATTTAACAAAGACATATTTTCACTTAAACGGGTATAATTTAACTTATGGAAAAAAGGTGTATGACCTAAGCAAAGAATACATTATTAACGGGCAGTTTCCCGAGAGCCGGACCTTGAATTCAGACGAAAACAAATCGGAGTATATATCGGAATCCGTTCTCGGGAAAATACTGGAAGATTGTATCAAAATTTATAGAATTGAGAAAAGAGAAGAATTTAAGCTGGTCGCCTATCAATTGTTAAATAATATCAGTTCCACGTTTGAATTGAAAAATATTGCCCGGGATATAGGCATATCAAGCCTTACAATAGAAAAATATCTGGAATATCTGAAAGAGAGTTTTGTATTCGAAATATTATTCAAATATCATAAAAGCTTGATTGAACGCGGGAGAATCCTGAAAAAGGTTTATACTACCTCTGTTAATTTCAATTGCGCGTTTAATCATTACAAAGAAAGCCATATGGATGAAGTCCCTGATGTATTCGGGAAAATAATTGAAAACCTGGTTTACAATATTTTAAAACAAAAATATCCGCGCCCGGGTATCAGTTTCTGGCGGAACGGCGAAAAAGAAATTGATTTTATAGTTATTAAGGACAAAAAAATTCTTCCTGTTGAAGTTAAGATCGCGAAAAATATCGACAGCAAAAATTTAAAGGCCATTGCCGCGTATATTCAATCCAAAAAAATCGATTACGGTATTGTAATCACAAAAAACGAATTAGCCAAAAAACAGGTTTATGATCAAACATTATACTTTATTCCATATTATTTGATGCTGTTTTTGATTTGA
- a CDS encoding HAMP domain-containing sensor histidine kinase codes for MNKKSLVIYLLLFFLPTVFIGVTAFRILQNEQKRINQQVRFTAMDRARVIANDIELSIITVKDALKDSLSRMPGESLRDKLYDLEESNPLVYNVFIYEQKKGLLLPPADNPVTSREKEFMARYNGLFSGRISWYTEGTLKENGTGIGYGGKEQPLKSAGQLREVAKNVLSSKRSPGEEQDIVTGNGWIPWFWEDKLYLLGWIQKTKDGPVYGVEIETMYLLSRILPGLSTGAPAGIVFGLLNEKGKLVHQIGRDMIEENKMPDSSISLAPVLPHWEIGIYFTGAEAPGYTQKSFLIIGSLILSIFLTAILSGGTLLLWQAHHNMVDARQKTSFVSNVSHELKTPLTTIRMYAELMKEGRIKNQDKIQDYLNVIVSESQRLTRLVNNVLDFSRLEQGRKKYHLEKIDIIKCINDILETQEPRIKEAGMFIKKNLPEAPILVDLDRDAFEQVLLNIIDNAVKYASGGKEFELELNLPGDLCELKIMDRGTGIPAGQKEKIFEKFYRVDNSLTTRHPGSGLGLSITKRLLNDLGGDIIYETREGGGACFIIKLWRRK; via the coding sequence ATGAACAAAAAATCACTGGTTATATATCTGTTATTGTTTTTCTTACCCACTGTTTTTATCGGGGTAACGGCCTTTCGCATTCTTCAAAACGAACAAAAAAGAATAAACCAGCAGGTCCGTTTTACAGCTATGGACAGGGCCCGGGTCATTGCGAATGATATTGAGTTGTCAATAATAACAGTAAAGGACGCTTTAAAAGACAGTCTTTCGCGAATGCCGGGCGAAAGTTTGAGGGACAAACTTTATGATTTAGAAGAAAGTAACCCGCTTGTATACAATGTTTTTATATATGAGCAAAAAAAAGGTTTATTACTGCCGCCCGCTGACAATCCTGTAACATCAAGAGAAAAAGAATTTATGGCGCGTTATAACGGGTTATTTTCAGGCCGTATTTCCTGGTATACTGAAGGGACATTAAAAGAAAATGGAACCGGCATCGGTTATGGAGGGAAAGAACAGCCGTTAAAAAGTGCCGGCCAGCTCAGGGAAGTCGCAAAGAATGTCCTGTCTTCAAAACGCTCACCCGGGGAAGAACAGGACATTGTGACCGGGAACGGCTGGATACCCTGGTTCTGGGAGGATAAACTTTACCTGCTTGGATGGATTCAGAAAACCAAAGACGGGCCTGTTTATGGCGTGGAAATTGAAACAATGTATCTTCTGTCAAGGATTTTACCCGGGCTTTCAACCGGGGCACCGGCCGGCATAGTGTTTGGTTTGCTTAACGAAAAAGGGAAACTGGTCCATCAGATAGGCAGGGATATGATAGAGGAAAACAAAATGCCGGATTCTTCCATATCCCTCGCGCCCGTTTTGCCTCACTGGGAAATAGGGATATATTTTACCGGCGCGGAAGCCCCTGGCTATACGCAAAAAAGTTTTCTTATAATCGGGAGTTTAATTTTAAGCATTTTTCTTACAGCCATACTTTCGGGAGGGACATTGTTATTGTGGCAGGCACATCATAACATGGTTGATGCCAGGCAAAAGACATCCTTTGTTTCCAACGTTTCACATGAACTCAAGACCCCGCTTACCACGATCCGCATGTATGCCGAACTTATGAAGGAAGGCCGTATAAAAAATCAGGACAAGATACAGGATTATTTAAATGTTATTGTGTCTGAAAGCCAGAGATTGACAAGGCTTGTAAATAATGTATTGGATTTCAGCCGCCTTGAACAGGGCAGGAAAAAATATCACCTGGAAAAAATCGATATTATCAAATGTATAAATGATATACTGGAAACACAGGAACCCAGGATAAAAGAGGCGGGGATGTTTATTAAAAAAAATTTACCTGAAGCTCCAATCCTTGTTGATTTAGACAGGGACGCGTTTGAACAGGTACTTTTAAATATAATTGACAATGCGGTTAAATACGCGTCTGGTGGCAAAGAATTTGAATTGGAACTGAATTTACCCGGTGATTTATGTGAACTGAAAATTATGGATAGAGGGACCGGTATTCCCGCGGGTCAGAAAGAAAAAATTTTTGAAAAGTTTTACAGGGTGGATAATTCACTTACAACCAGACACCCCGGTTCGGGGCTTGGGTTAAGTATCACAAAACGGCTTCTTAACGATTTGGGTGGGGACATAATTTATGAAACACGGGAAGGCGGAGGAGCGTGTTTTATAATAAAACTCTGGAGAAGAAAATGA
- a CDS encoding nucleotidyl transferase AbiEii/AbiGii toxin family protein — protein MQYDAIFRKFNELGIEYIVVGGLAVNFQGVPRLTYDIDLLIYFSQENVKRLLKQLLEWGYKPKIPVNPFDFADEEIRNKWIKEKNMKAFNFFNEKLPIAEIDIIIDSPVNYSQAKKDTVKIKLYDLEIPVISIPDLIKMKEFYGRKQDLTDIEHLKRIKSHEKKK, from the coding sequence ATGCAATATGACGCTATCTTTAGAAAATTCAATGAACTTGGGATTGAATATATTGTGGTAGGCGGGTTAGCGGTGAATTTTCAGGGAGTGCCGCGTCTTACTTATGATATTGATTTATTAATTTATTTTTCGCAGGAAAACGTTAAGAGACTTCTCAAACAGTTGTTGGAATGGGGTTATAAGCCGAAAATTCCGGTTAATCCTTTTGATTTTGCTGATGAAGAAATAAGAAATAAATGGATAAAAGAAAAAAATATGAAGGCGTTTAATTTTTTTAATGAGAAACTGCCAATAGCAGAAATTGATATTATAATTGATTCCCCTGTAAATTATTCTCAGGCAAAAAAAGATACCGTCAAGATAAAGCTGTATGACTTGGAAATCCCCGTCATTTCCATTCCGGATTTAATTAAGATGAAGGAATTTTACGGAAGGAAGCAGGATTTAACGGATATAGAGCATTTAAAGAGAATAAAAAGTCATGAGAAAAAAAAATAA
- a CDS encoding transcriptional regulator, whose translation MNNKKEKLIDFFKKRGGLAGYAEITKAGFNRALIKVSLKSGSIDKVDRGLYRLSEGSTLSNPDFAAVSIRVPKGVICLLSALSFHEATNEIPHQVDIAIPRGAHPNKIEYPPVKFYRFGHGTWKAGIEEHEIENHSIKIYCLAKTVADCFKFRNKIGMNVARDALKIAVKEKGIKPKEIMQYAKVCRVDNVIKPIVEAML comes from the coding sequence GTGAATAACAAAAAAGAGAAACTTATTGATTTTTTTAAGAAGAGAGGCGGGCTGGCCGGCTACGCGGAAATCACCAAAGCTGGATTTAATAGAGCTCTCATTAAGGTCAGCCTGAAATCCGGCAGTATTGATAAAGTTGATCGCGGCCTGTATAGACTATCTGAGGGATCTACTCTTTCAAATCCTGATTTTGCCGCTGTGTCAATCAGGGTGCCAAAAGGTGTGATATGCCTGCTTTCTGCCCTTTCCTTTCATGAAGCAACGAATGAAATACCTCATCAGGTGGATATAGCTATTCCGCGGGGCGCTCATCCGAATAAGATTGAATACCCTCCTGTAAAATTTTACCGGTTTGGACACGGGACATGGAAAGCCGGGATTGAAGAACATGAAATTGAAAATCATAGTATCAAAATTTACTGCCTTGCTAAAACGGTTGCCGATTGTTTTAAGTTCCGGAACAAAATAGGCATGAATGTCGCAAGGGACGCTCTTAAAATTGCTGTTAAGGAAAAAGGTATAAAACCAAAGGAAATCATGCAGTATGCAAAAGTTTGCCGTGTTGATAACGTCATAAAACCGATAGTGGAAGCTATGTTATGA